One window of the Lactococcus lactis genome contains the following:
- a CDS encoding DUF998 domain-containing protein — MTKNYLEIPEELYNKLSDYAENDQLSIRLENQQILLENPKINHTNKQNLALHYFIVPSLASGIIALLIFLSTNHPQIAFTGSRHLSVASLSIILSTLFGFFGFIWTYLRKSCDLSKSKFKIFRETLTLSVAYTSISFAVQIIFWYIIGKTFSGVTFDPFTAGFLVLVFVGIIFYFLISAALSITLPNLILLLFTTFIGGILVSMATNNQKDWWQHNFSFLGTGEATQHWQFNITLIFSALILLTITDFLFAEFSKSSLYNYKFKIIRVFYILIALLIAFVGIFPAQSWTMPIHNNSAFGLVAVVLIMIIFLKWLVPTISKEFLALSWTALIALTLSAVAFMGIHYLSLTVFEIIAFAIAFTWLVMFINSLRGIIQEGNEWQVKLLQK; from the coding sequence ATGACTAAAAATTACTTAGAAATCCCTGAAGAACTTTATAATAAATTAAGTGATTATGCAGAAAATGACCAACTATCAATCCGTTTAGAAAATCAACAGATATTATTAGAAAATCCGAAAATTAATCATACCAATAAACAAAATTTAGCTTTACACTATTTTATAGTACCTAGTTTAGCATCTGGAATAATTGCATTGCTTATCTTTTTAAGTACCAATCATCCACAAATCGCATTTACGGGGAGCCGCCACCTCTCTGTTGCAAGTTTGAGCATAATTCTATCAACCCTTTTTGGTTTTTTTGGTTTCATATGGACTTATCTTCGCAAAAGTTGTGACTTATCCAAATCTAAATTTAAAATTTTTAGAGAAACTTTAACGCTATCGGTAGCCTATACAAGTATTTCTTTTGCTGTTCAAATCATTTTTTGGTACATAATTGGCAAAACATTTAGCGGAGTAACTTTTGACCCCTTTACTGCAGGGTTTCTTGTCTTAGTATTTGTTGGAATCATCTTTTATTTTCTTATTTCAGCAGCTCTTTCCATCACTTTACCTAATCTTATTTTGCTCCTCTTTACCACTTTCATAGGGGGTATTCTTGTTTCAATGGCAACAAACAATCAAAAAGATTGGTGGCAACATAACTTCAGCTTCTTAGGAACTGGTGAAGCCACACAGCACTGGCAGTTCAATATCACCTTAATATTTTCTGCTCTTATTCTTCTTACCATAACTGATTTTCTCTTTGCTGAGTTTTCTAAGAGCAGCCTTTACAATTATAAATTTAAAATAATTCGTGTTTTTTATATTCTCATAGCACTTTTGATCGCTTTCGTCGGAATTTTTCCAGCCCAATCATGGACAATGCCTATACATAATAATTCTGCATTTGGTCTGGTTGCGGTTGTTCTTATTATGATTATCTTTCTTAAATGGTTAGTTCCCACCATTTCTAAAGAATTTTTAGCATTATCTTGGACTGCTTTGATAGCATTAACTTTATCTGCCGTTGCCTTTATGGGAATTCACTATCTCTCATTAACGGTCTTTGAAATTATTGCTTTTGCTATAGCTTTTACCTGGCTCGTTATGTTTATCAATTCACTCAGGGGAATTATTCAAGAAGGAAACGAATGGCAAGTAAAGCTCCTTCAAAAATAA
- the spx gene encoding transcriptional regulator Spx has product MITIYTAPSCTSCKKAKTWLSYHHIPFNERNLIADPLSTTEISQILQKCDDGVEGLISSRNRFVKTLGVDFEDISLSQAIKIISENPQIMRRPIIMDEKRLHVGYNEEEIRAFLPRTVRVLENGGARLRSAI; this is encoded by the coding sequence ATGATCACAATCTATACAGCACCCTCTTGTACGAGCTGTAAAAAAGCTAAAACTTGGCTTTCATATCACCACATCCCATTTAACGAAAGAAATCTCATCGCGGATCCTTTATCAACAACAGAGATTAGTCAAATTCTACAAAAATGTGACGATGGTGTTGAAGGATTAATTTCAAGTAGAAATCGCTTTGTGAAGACTTTGGGTGTTGATTTTGAAGATATTTCACTTTCACAAGCAATTAAAATTATTTCTGAAAATCCACAAATCATGCGTCGTCCAATTATTATGGATGAAAAACGTCTTCATGTTGGATATAATGAAGAAGAAATCCGTGCTTTTTTACCTCGTACAGTTCGTGTTTTAGAAAATGGTGGCGCTCGTTTGCGTTCAGCAATTTAA
- a CDS encoding ATP-dependent Clp protease proteolytic subunit produces the protein MGYLVPTVIEQSSRGERAYDIYSRLLKDRIIMLTGPVEDGMANSIIAQLLFLDAQDNTKDIYLYVNTPGGSVSAGLAIVDTMNFIKSDVQTIVMGMAASMGTIIASSGTKGKRFMLPNAEYLIHQPMGGTGQGTQQTDMAIVAEQLLKTRKRLEQILADNSNRSLEQIHKDAERDHWMDAKETLEYGFIDEIMENNSLK, from the coding sequence ATGGGTTATTTAGTACCTACCGTTATTGAACAATCAAGCCGTGGCGAACGTGCTTATGATATTTATTCACGACTTTTAAAAGACCGCATTATCATGCTGACAGGACCTGTTGAAGATGGAATGGCAAATTCTATCATTGCTCAACTTCTTTTCTTGGATGCACAAGATAACACTAAAGATATTTATCTCTACGTAAATACACCTGGTGGTTCTGTATCTGCTGGTCTTGCCATTGTTGATACAATGAATTTTATCAAATCAGATGTTCAAACTATCGTTATGGGAATGGCTGCCTCTATGGGAACAATCATTGCTTCAAGCGGAACAAAAGGCAAACGATTCATGTTGCCAAATGCTGAATATCTTATTCACCAACCAATGGGTGGTACAGGTCAAGGCACTCAACAAACTGATATGGCTATTGTTGCTGAGCAACTTTTGAAAACTCGTAAACGTTTGGAACAAATTCTTGCTGATAATTCCAACCGTTCACTTGAACAAATTCACAAAGATGCCGAACGTGACCATTGGATGGATGCCAAAGAAACTTTGGAATATGGTTTCATCGATGAAATTATGGAAAATAATTCCTTAAAATAA
- the icd gene encoding NADP-dependent isocitrate dehydrogenase — MKIEMKNGKLVVPDYPAIGYIRGDGVGEDIFPQAQKVFDAAVLKIYGQKKKIEWQKLLAGGEAFETCGEYLPKETLAHINENLIAIKGPLMTPVGESFRSINVTLRQKMDLYACVRPVEYFKGIKSPVKAPEKVDMTIFRENTEDIYAGIEFASETNESHNLLKFLEKELNVHSIRFPKTSALGIKPVSPEGSKRLVNAAFEYALKMNKKRVTFVHKGNIMKFTEGGFRNWAYEVAREYPTFTKLEYDEIKNERGSLQAENEKKAALKSGKIYVDDVIADNFLQQIILNPENFEVIATLNLNGDYISDALAAQVGGIGIAPGANINYKSGHAIFEATHGTAPDIAGKNIANPSSLILSGVMMFEYLGWQEVAELIKIALSFSFRNGNLTADLGGKLSTSKFSDVLIDFIKTY, encoded by the coding sequence ATGAAAATTGAGATGAAAAATGGAAAATTAGTTGTGCCAGATTATCCAGCAATTGGTTATATTAGAGGAGATGGTGTTGGCGAAGATATTTTTCCTCAGGCGCAAAAAGTTTTTGATGCTGCGGTTCTAAAAATTTATGGTCAAAAAAAGAAAATAGAATGGCAAAAATTATTGGCTGGAGGAGAAGCATTTGAGACTTGTGGAGAATATCTGCCCAAAGAAACTCTCGCTCATATTAATGAAAATTTAATTGCGATAAAGGGACCACTAATGACCCCGGTCGGTGAAAGCTTTCGTTCAATTAATGTTACTTTAAGACAAAAAATGGATTTATATGCTTGCGTAAGACCAGTTGAATATTTTAAAGGGATAAAATCCCCAGTTAAGGCGCCAGAAAAAGTTGACATGACAATTTTTCGAGAAAATACAGAAGATATTTATGCAGGTATTGAATTTGCTAGTGAAACAAATGAGTCTCACAACTTATTAAAATTTTTAGAAAAAGAATTGAATGTCCATTCTATTCGCTTTCCAAAAACTTCAGCACTAGGAATAAAACCTGTTAGTCCTGAAGGAAGTAAACGACTGGTTAATGCGGCTTTTGAGTACGCTCTGAAAATGAACAAAAAAAGAGTGACCTTTGTTCATAAGGGAAATATTATGAAATTTACTGAAGGAGGATTTAGAAATTGGGCCTATGAGGTTGCTAGGGAATATCCAACTTTTACAAAACTAGAATACGATGAAATCAAAAATGAAAGAGGAAGTTTACAAGCTGAAAATGAGAAAAAAGCAGCATTAAAATCAGGAAAAATTTATGTAGATGATGTAATTGCTGACAACTTCCTCCAACAGATTATTTTAAATCCTGAAAATTTTGAAGTAATTGCCACTCTTAATTTAAATGGTGATTATATTTCAGATGCACTTGCCGCACAGGTTGGAGGAATTGGAATTGCACCAGGTGCGAATATTAATTATAAAAGCGGTCATGCTATTTTTGAAGCAACTCATGGAACAGCTCCAGATATCGCTGGAAAAAATATAGCAAATCCTTCTAGTCTAATTTTATCTGGAGTGATGATGTTTGAGTATTTAGGCTGGCAAGAGGTAGCTGAATTAATCAAAATTGCTCTTTCATTTTCATTCAGGAATGGAAATTTGACAGCTGATTTAGGTGGAAAACTTTCAACTTCAAAATTTTCCGACGTTTTGATTGATTTTATAAAAACATATTAA
- the acnA gene encoding aconitate hydratase AcnA, whose translation MKKISISNKIYHYYDISETERIEDFPYSLRVLLESLLRQKNDENINQAHIQSVKDYLKGEVGQETVFLPSRVVLQDFTGVPAIVDLAAMRDAMVELGKNPELINPETPVDLVIDHSVQVDFQGNEEAFLLNSKKEFERNRERYEFLKWAEQSFDNFRVVPPATGIIHQVNIEYLSEVITEKNGVLYPDSVFGTDSHTTMINALGVLGWGVGGIEAEAVMLGEPSSLPVPEVVGVRLIGNLGAFATATDLALTMTKILRDEKVVGKFVEFFGEGLKNLSLADRATISNMAPEYGATCGYFPIDNETLKYLRATNRSEEVVARVETYAKANKLFYDEKREPYYNKTINVDLSEVATRLSGPSRPQDMLELSELANNFEDFAKKQKPLKEEDGKIAIAAITSCTNTSNPHVMMMAGLLAKNAVEQGLTVPSWVKTSLAPGSKVVTSYLEKAGLLPYLETLGFYVVGYGCTTCIGNSGPLLSEMETEIRNKELIATSVLSGNRNFEGRIHPLVKANYLASPPLVVAYALAGSVRKNLTTVALGTNLEGEKVYLKDILPTSDEVNDLVQKYVTSDLYAESYAKVFDENTVWNNIKTKKSEVYDWKSESTYISNPPYFENLTMINKPIASLSNLHVLAKFGDSITTDHISPAGNIPLKSPAGDYLSSRGLAYKDFNSFGSRRGNDKVMTRGTFANIRIKNQLVAPLEGGYSLFNNETLPIYEVAKKYKEQGQGLIVLAGKDYGMGSSRDWAAKGTKLLGVKAVIAESFERIHRSNLVMMGVLPLQFLDNENAETLGLSGYESFSIELPENPKIHEKITVSTSEKNFKVLLRFDSQADLDYYANDGIMPYVIRKK comes from the coding sequence ATGAAAAAAATAAGTATTTCTAATAAAATATACCATTATTATGATATCTCAGAAACTGAAAGAATTGAAGACTTTCCATATAGTTTACGAGTTCTTTTAGAAAGTTTGCTTAGACAGAAAAATGATGAGAATATTAATCAGGCTCATATTCAATCCGTTAAAGACTATTTAAAAGGGGAAGTTGGTCAAGAAACAGTTTTCTTACCAAGCCGTGTTGTTCTTCAAGATTTCACAGGAGTTCCAGCTATTGTTGACCTTGCGGCAATGAGAGACGCAATGGTTGAATTAGGAAAGAATCCTGAACTAATTAACCCAGAAACTCCAGTGGATTTAGTAATTGATCATTCTGTTCAAGTAGATTTTCAAGGAAATGAAGAGGCTTTTCTGTTAAATTCAAAAAAAGAATTTGAACGTAATCGTGAACGTTACGAATTTTTAAAATGGGCAGAGCAATCTTTTGATAATTTTAGAGTAGTCCCTCCAGCAACAGGTATTATTCATCAAGTTAATATTGAATATTTAAGTGAAGTAATTACCGAAAAAAATGGCGTTTTATATCCAGATAGTGTTTTTGGTACAGATAGTCATACAACAATGATTAATGCCCTTGGTGTTCTTGGTTGGGGAGTAGGAGGAATTGAAGCAGAAGCAGTGATGCTAGGAGAGCCTAGCTCATTGCCTGTTCCAGAAGTAGTAGGAGTTAGATTAATAGGTAATTTAGGAGCATTTGCTACTGCAACAGATTTAGCTTTGACAATGACAAAAATTTTACGAGATGAAAAAGTGGTAGGAAAATTCGTTGAATTTTTTGGAGAAGGACTAAAAAATTTAAGTTTAGCAGATAGAGCAACAATTTCAAATATGGCTCCTGAGTATGGTGCCACCTGTGGATATTTTCCGATTGATAATGAAACTTTGAAATATCTTCGGGCGACAAATCGTTCTGAAGAAGTGGTTGCGCGAGTAGAAACCTATGCAAAGGCAAATAAGTTATTTTATGACGAAAAACGTGAACCATACTATAATAAGACGATTAATGTTGATTTAAGTGAAGTAGCAACACGATTATCAGGTCCCTCTCGTCCCCAAGATATGCTTGAATTGTCTGAGCTAGCAAATAACTTTGAAGACTTTGCTAAAAAACAAAAACCTCTGAAAGAAGAGGATGGAAAAATTGCAATTGCCGCTATTACAAGTTGTACCAATACGAGTAATCCACATGTTATGATGATGGCGGGATTACTTGCAAAAAATGCAGTAGAACAAGGCCTTACGGTTCCTAGCTGGGTTAAAACTTCATTAGCTCCTGGTTCAAAAGTTGTTACCTCTTATTTAGAGAAAGCGGGTCTCCTTCCTTATCTTGAAACGTTGGGATTTTATGTAGTAGGATATGGCTGTACAACCTGTATAGGTAACTCAGGGCCACTTTTAAGTGAAATGGAAACAGAGATTAGAAATAAAGAACTGATTGCAACGAGTGTTTTGAGTGGCAATCGAAATTTTGAAGGTCGAATTCATCCATTAGTGAAGGCGAACTATCTAGCAAGTCCTCCATTAGTAGTTGCGTATGCTTTAGCGGGTTCTGTTCGTAAAAATTTAACAACTGTTGCTCTGGGGACTAATCTAGAAGGTGAAAAGGTATATTTGAAAGATATTCTGCCAACTTCTGATGAAGTGAATGATTTAGTGCAAAAATACGTAACAAGTGATTTATATGCTGAAAGTTATGCTAAGGTTTTTGATGAAAATACAGTCTGGAATAATATCAAAACAAAGAAAAGTGAAGTTTATGACTGGAAATCTGAATCTACCTATATTTCTAATCCACCATATTTTGAAAACTTAACTATGATAAATAAACCGATAGCTTCACTGTCAAATTTACATGTTTTAGCAAAATTTGGTGATTCTATCACAACTGACCATATTAGTCCAGCAGGGAATATTCCTTTAAAATCCCCAGCTGGGGATTATCTAAGTTCTCGAGGACTTGCTTATAAGGATTTTAATAGTTTTGGTTCAAGACGCGGAAATGATAAAGTAATGACAAGGGGAACATTTGCTAATATCCGTATCAAAAATCAGCTTGTTGCTCCTCTTGAGGGAGGTTATTCTCTATTCAATAATGAAACATTACCTATTTATGAGGTAGCTAAAAAATATAAAGAACAAGGACAAGGATTAATTGTTCTTGCTGGTAAGGATTATGGAATGGGTTCCAGTCGAGACTGGGCGGCCAAGGGAACAAAATTACTTGGAGTCAAGGCTGTAATTGCTGAGAGTTTTGAACGTATTCATCGAAGTAATCTCGTCATGATGGGTGTTCTTCCCCTACAGTTTCTAGATAATGAAAATGCCGAAACTTTAGGATTAAGTGGTTATGAAAGTTTTTCTATAGAGCTACCAGAAAATCCCAAAATTCATGAAAAAATTACTGTAAGTACTTCCGAAAAAAACTTTAAGGTTCTTTTACGCTTTGATTCTCAGGCGGATTTAGATTACTATGCTAATGACGGTATAATGCCTTATGTGATTCGGAAAAAATAA
- a CDS encoding citrate/2-methylcitrate synthase — translation MNLLSKEEKMIKNSQIPSEFYKKYNVKKGLRDINGKGVLAGLTNISAIHSFDKEGNQIPGILEYRAYNIKDIINDLRKENRFGFEEMTYLLLFGELPTANELQEFQNLLASRRTLPEFFVRETILTNPSSDVMNSMSRCILALASYDEKVSDISIENVLEQSLGLIADFPLLAIYSYQSYVHYFKKESLYIHYPDPKMTTAENILRMLRPDCHYTEVEAKVLDIALILHMEHGGGNNSTFTTHVVTSSGTDTYATIAAALSSLKGPKHGGANIKAAKMLENIKENISNYEDDAEIEKYLHKILNKEVFDKQGLIYGIGHAIYSVSDPRFEVFKSYVETLVKEKGLEEEFKLYEKVARLAPKVISENRKIYKTICPNVDFYSGFVYRILEIPQELFTPLFAIARIVGWLAHRIEELINMNKIIRPAYESVLESKNYIKLGER, via the coding sequence ATGAATTTATTAAGTAAAGAAGAAAAAATGATTAAAAATTCACAAATTCCTAGTGAATTTTACAAAAAGTACAATGTTAAAAAAGGTTTAAGAGACATTAATGGGAAAGGAGTTTTAGCGGGTTTAACCAATATTTCGGCGATACATTCTTTTGATAAAGAAGGAAACCAAATTCCCGGTATTTTAGAGTATAGAGCTTATAATATTAAAGATATTATTAATGATTTAAGAAAAGAAAATCGTTTTGGTTTTGAAGAGATGACTTATCTATTGTTATTTGGAGAACTTCCCACGGCAAATGAACTTCAGGAATTTCAAAACCTTTTAGCCAGTAGGAGAACTCTACCAGAATTTTTTGTCCGTGAAACTATTTTAACCAACCCTTCAAGTGACGTGATGAATTCGATGAGCCGTTGTATACTAGCTCTTGCTAGTTACGATGAGAAAGTTTCAGATATCTCGATTGAAAATGTTTTAGAACAATCTTTGGGACTTATTGCTGATTTTCCACTTCTTGCGATTTACAGTTACCAATCTTATGTTCATTATTTTAAAAAAGAAAGTCTTTATATTCATTATCCTGATCCAAAAATGACGACCGCTGAGAATATTTTACGAATGCTTCGCCCAGACTGCCATTACACAGAGGTAGAGGCTAAAGTATTAGATATTGCCTTGATTCTCCATATGGAACATGGTGGAGGTAACAATTCGACTTTTACGACTCATGTGGTCACCTCAAGTGGAACAGATACTTATGCTACAATTGCTGCTGCCCTTTCCAGTTTAAAAGGGCCTAAACACGGTGGGGCTAATATTAAGGCAGCAAAAATGTTAGAAAATATAAAAGAAAATATTTCTAATTATGAAGATGATGCTGAAATAGAAAAGTATCTCCATAAAATCTTAAATAAAGAAGTTTTTGATAAGCAAGGATTAATTTATGGTATTGGTCATGCCATTTATAGTGTAAGCGACCCACGGTTTGAGGTTTTTAAATCCTATGTCGAGACTTTAGTAAAAGAAAAAGGATTGGAAGAGGAATTCAAGTTATATGAAAAAGTTGCAAGGCTAGCTCCTAAAGTAATATCGGAAAATCGGAAAATATATAAAACGATTTGTCCAAATGTTGATTTCTACTCTGGCTTTGTCTATAGAATATTAGAAATTCCACAAGAATTATTTACTCCATTATTTGCGATTGCTAGAATTGTAGGTTGGTTAGCACATCGTATAGAAGAACTAATTAATATGAATAAGATTATCCGTCCAGCCTATGAAAGTGTCTTAGAATCAAAAAATTATATAAAGTTGGGGGAAAGATGA
- a CDS encoding pyruvate carboxylase: MKKLLVANRGEIAVRVFRACNELGLSTVAVYAREDEYSVHRFKADESYLIGQGKKPIDAYLDIDDIIRVALESGADAIHPGYGLLSENLEFATKVRAAGLVFVGPELHHLDIFGDKIKAKAAADEAKVPGIPGTNGAVDIDGALEFAKTYGYPVMIKAALGGGGRGMRVARNDAEMHDGYARAKSEAIGAFGSGEIYVEKYIENPKHIEVQILGDNHGNIIHLHERDCSVQRRNQKVIEIAPAVGLSLDFRNEICEAAVKLCKNVGYVNAGTVEFLVKDDKFYFIEVNPRVQVEHTITELITGVDIVQAQILIAQGKDLHREIGLPAQSEIPLLGSAIQCRITTEDPQNGFLPDTGKIDTYRSPGGFGVRLDVGNAYAGYEVTPYFDSLLVKVCTFANEFSDSVRKMDRVLHEFRIRGVKTNIPFLINVIANENFTSGQATTTFIDNTPSLFNFPHLRDRGTKTLHYLSMITVNGFPGIENTEKRHFEEPRQPLLNLEKKKTAKNILDEQGADAVVDYVKNTKEVLLTDTTLRDAHQSLLATRLRLQDMKGIAQAIDQGLPELFSAEMWGGATFDVAYRFLNESPWYRLRKLRKLMPNTMFQMLFRGSNAVGYQNYPDNVIEEFIRVAAHEGIDVFRIFDSLNWLPQMEKSIQAVRDNGKIAEATICYTGDILDPSRPKYNIQYYKDLAKELEATGAHILAVKDMAGLLKPQAAYRLISELKDTVDLPIHLHTHDTSGNGIITYSGATQAGVDIIDVATASLAGGTSQPSMQSIYYALEHGPRHASINVKNAEQIDHYWEDVRKYYAPFEAGITSPQTEVYMHEMPGGQYTNLKSQAAAVGLGHRFDEIKQMYRKVNMMFGDIIKVTPSSKVVGDMALFMIQNDLTEEDVYARGNELNFPESVVSFFRGDLGQPVGGFPEELQKIIVKDKAVITDRPGLHAEKVDFETVKADLEQKIGYEPGDHEVISYIMYPQVFLDYQKMQREFGAVTLLDTPTFLHGMRLNEKIEVQIEKGKTLSIRLDEIGEPDLAGNRVLFFNLNGQRREVVINDQSVQTQVVAKRKAETGNPNQIGATMPGSVLEILVKAGDKVQKGQALMVTEAMKMETTIEAPFDGEIVDLHVVKGEAIQTQDLLIEIN; encoded by the coding sequence ATGAAAAAACTACTCGTCGCCAATCGTGGAGAAATCGCCGTTCGTGTCTTTCGTGCCTGTAATGAACTCGGACTTTCTACTGTAGCCGTCTATGCAAGAGAAGATGAATATTCTGTTCATCGCTTTAAAGCAGATGAATCTTATCTAATCGGTCAAGGAAAAAAACCAATTGATGCCTATTTGGATATTGATGATATCATTCGTGTTGCCCTTGAATCAGGAGCAGATGCTATTCACCCAGGTTATGGCCTCTTATCTGAAAATCTCGAATTTGCTACCAAAGTTCGCGCAGCAGGTTTAGTTTTTGTGGGTCCTGAACTTCATCATTTGGATATTTTCGGTGATAAAATTAAAGCTAAAGCAGCTGCCGACGAAGCGAAAGTTCCAGGAATTCCCGGAACAAATGGAGCAGTAGATATCGACGGCGCTTTAGAATTTGCTAAAACTTACGGTTATCCAGTTATGATTAAGGCCGCTTTAGGCGGTGGTGGTCGCGGAATGCGAGTTGCGCGTAATGATGCTGAAATGCATGATGGTTATGCTAGAGCAAAATCAGAAGCAATTGGAGCTTTTGGTTCTGGCGAAATCTATGTTGAAAAATATATTGAAAATCCAAAACATATTGAAGTCCAAATTCTTGGAGATAATCATGGAAATATTATTCACCTCCATGAGCGTGACTGTTCAGTACAACGACGTAATCAAAAAGTCATTGAAATTGCGCCAGCCGTGGGACTTTCACTGGACTTCCGTAACGAAATATGTGAAGCAGCAGTCAAACTTTGTAAAAATGTTGGCTATGTTAATGCTGGTACAGTTGAGTTTCTTGTTAAAGATGATAAATTTTATTTCATTGAAGTAAATCCACGTGTTCAAGTTGAACATACAATTACGGAACTTATCACAGGTGTAGATATTGTCCAAGCTCAAATTTTGATTGCTCAAGGTAAAGACTTACATAGAGAAATTGGACTTCCAGCACAGTCTGAAATTCCACTTTTGGGTTCAGCAATTCAATGTCGAATCACAACAGAAGATCCACAAAATGGATTCTTGCCAGACACAGGTAAAATTGATACTTACCGTTCACCAGGTGGTTTTGGTGTACGTTTAGATGTCGGAAATGCCTATGCTGGATATGAAGTAACTCCATATTTTGATTCACTTTTAGTAAAAGTTTGTACTTTTGCCAATGAATTTAGTGACAGCGTAAGAAAAATGGACCGCGTTCTCCATGAATTCCGTATTCGTGGTGTCAAAACAAATATTCCTTTCTTGATTAATGTTATTGCTAATGAAAACTTCACAAGTGGTCAAGCAACAACAACCTTTATTGATAATACACCAAGTCTGTTCAACTTCCCACACTTACGTGACCGTGGAACAAAGACGCTGCATTATTTATCAATGATTACAGTCAATGGCTTCCCAGGGATTGAAAATACTGAAAAACGTCATTTTGAAGAACCACGTCAACCCCTTCTTAATCTTGAAAAGAAAAAGACAGCCAAAAATATCTTAGATGAACAAGGTGCTGATGCTGTTGTTGATTATGTTAAAAATACAAAAGAAGTATTATTAACAGATACAACTTTACGTGATGCTCACCAATCCTTGCTTGCTACTCGCTTACGTTTACAAGATATGAAAGGAATTGCCCAAGCGATTGACCAAGGGCTACCAGAACTTTTCTCAGCTGAGATGTGGGGTGGTGCAACCTTTGATGTGGCTTACCGTTTCTTGAATGAATCACCGTGGTATCGTCTACGTAAACTACGTAAACTCATGCCAAATACCATGTTCCAAATGCTCTTCCGTGGTTCAAATGCAGTTGGTTACCAAAACTATCCAGATAATGTGATTGAAGAATTTATCCGAGTAGCGGCGCATGAAGGTATCGATGTTTTCCGTATCTTTGATAGTCTTAACTGGTTACCCCAAATGGAAAAATCCATTCAAGCCGTTCGAGATAATGGGAAAATTGCAGAAGCAACAATTTGTTATACGGGAGATATCCTAGACCCAAGCCGACCAAAATATAATATTCAATACTATAAAGACTTAGCAAAAGAATTAGAAGCAACAGGTGCTCATATCTTGGCAGTTAAAGATATGGCAGGTTTATTGAAACCTCAAGCTGCTTATCGTTTGATTTCAGAATTAAAAGATACCGTTGATTTGCCAATTCATTTGCATACACACGATACTTCAGGAAATGGAATTATTACATATTCTGGTGCAACTCAAGCAGGTGTAGACATTATTGACGTAGCAACAGCGAGTCTTGCTGGAGGAACATCTCAACCATCAATGCAATCTATTTACTATGCACTTGAACATGGTCCTCGCCATGCCTCAATTAATGTAAAAAATGCTGAACAAATTGACCATTATTGGGAAGATGTTCGTAAATATTATGCACCATTTGAAGCGGGTATTACAAGTCCTCAGACAGAAGTTTACATGCATGAAATGCCTGGTGGTCAATACACTAACCTAAAATCTCAGGCAGCAGCAGTTGGTCTTGGACATCGTTTTGATGAAATCAAACAAATGTATCGTAAAGTTAACATGATGTTTGGAGATATTATTAAAGTAACTCCTTCTTCAAAAGTAGTTGGAGATATGGCTCTCTTTATGATTCAAAATGATTTAACAGAAGAAGATGTTTATGCGCGTGGTAACGAACTTAATTTCCCAGAATCTGTAGTATCATTCTTCCGTGGAGATTTAGGACAACCAGTGGGTGGCTTCCCAGAAGAATTACAAAAAATTATCGTGAAAGATAAAGCCGTAATTACTGACCGTCCAGGCTTACACGCAGAAAAAGTTGATTTTGAAACTGTTAAAGCAGACCTAGAACAAAAAATTGGCTATGAACCAGGAGATCACGAAGTTATCTCATATATCATGTATCCACAAGTTTTCCTTGATTATCAAAAAATGCAAAGAGAATTTGGAGCAGTTACGCTACTTGACACTCCTACTTTCTTACATGGAATGCGTCTCAATGAAAAAATTGAAGTACAAATTGAAAAAGGTAAAACACTCAGCATTCGTTTAGATGAAATAGGAGAACCTGACCTAGCTGGAAATCGTGTTCTCTTCTTTAACCTAAATGGTCAACGTCGAGAAGTCGTAATTAATGACCAATCTGTACAAACTCAAGTTGTGGCTAAACGCAAAGCCGAAACAGGAAATCCAAACCAAATTGGAGCTACTATGCCAGGTTCTGTTCTTGAAATTTTAGTTAAAGCTGGTGACAAAGTTCAAAAAGGTCAAGCCTTGATGGTTACTGAAGCCATGAAAATGGAAACAACTATTGAAGCACCATTTGATGGCGAGATTGTTGACCTTCATGTGGTTAAAGGTGAGGCAATTCAAACTCAAGACTTGTTAATCGAAATTAATTAA